The DNA region CGCACATCTACCCTGACCCTGAGTCGCGTGCCTTGCGCCAGTCGCTGGCACAGTTCACAGGCGTGGACGAAGACTACCTGTTGGCTGGCTCTGGCGCAGATGAATTGCTCGACCTGCTCATGCGCGTCTTCCTTGAGCCGAACGAGTGCATCATCTCCTGCCCGCCGACCTTCGGCATGTATCCCTTCGACGCGGAGTTGAACGCCGCGCGTTGTATCGAAGTGCCGCGCAATGCGGACTTCTCTTTGAACATGGACGGCATAAAAAAAGCAGTGGATGAATACAAGCCAAAACTGCTCTTCATTGCTTCGCCCAACAACCCCGACGGCTCTTTGATCCCATCGAATGTGATGGATGAATTGCTCGCGCTTCCGCTGTTGGTGGTGCTCGATGAAGCCTACATCGAATTTGCTGGCGAGAATCTTGGCGCAAGCCTTAGCCGAATCCGCGAAGTGCCGAAGCGGGAGAATCTTGTCGTGTTGCGCACATTCAGCAAATGGGCGGGGCTGGCAGGTCTGCGCATTGGCTATGGTGCGTTCCCCAAGTGGCTCATGCCTACCTTGTGGAAGTCCAAGCAGCCGTACAATGTCAATGTCGCCGCGAGTGTTGCCGCGCAAGCATCACTGGCGAACGTGGATGAGTTGAAGGTGTTGGTCGAAAAACTAAAGGATGAAAGAATCCGCCTCCTCTCCGCGCTGATAACTGTTCCGTATCTCAAGCCGTATCCTACGCAATCGAACTTTATCCTCTGCCAAGTGGATGGGCGCGATGCCGTCGAGTTAAAAGCAAGGTTGGCTCAAGAGTTCGGAGTCTTCATCCGCTACTTCAACAAGCCTGGGCTGAGAGATCACATCCGCATTAGCGTGGGAAGATCGAGTGATACGGATGTTTTGATTGATGCGTTGAAGAAATTGTAGGTCACGCTTGTAGCGTGACGAACTTGCAATTGAAAATATGTCACGTTGAAAACGCGACCTACGAGAAATGGAGTACGAATGAGAACTTCAGAAGTATCCCGTAACACCAATGAAACGCAAATTGAAATTAAATTGAATCTAGATGGAACAGGCAAGCACGAGATTTCCACGGGCGTGGGGTTCCTTGACCATATGTTGACCCATCTTGCGGTGCATGGACTGTTTGACCTGACCGTCGAAGCGCAAGGCGACTTGCATATTGATATCCATCACACGGTGGAGGATGTGGCACTTGCACTTGGACAAGCCTTCGATAAGGCGTTGGGCGACCGCAAGGGGATTGTCCGCATGGGCGATAGTTTTGCTCCGATGGATGAGACTCTCGCGCACGTGGCAATGGATTTGTCGGGGCGTCCGTATGCGGTGGTGCAGGTCGAATGGCACACGCCGTACGTGGGCAACATCCCTGTGACATTGTTCCCGCATTTCTTCGAGTCGTTTGCGGTACAGGCGCGTTGTAATCTCCATGCGCGAGTCCTGTACGGGCGCGATGACCATCATCAAGCTGAAGCCTTGTTCAAAGCCTGGGCACGCGCGTTGGACGCGTCCACGCAGTTTGACCCAAGACGTGGTGGAAACATCCCTTCGACAAAAGGAACGTTGTAAAGATGATGAAAGACATTGTATTGATTGACGCAGGCACAGGCAATTTGCGTTCTGTACAAAAAGCGCTTGCAAGCGTTGGTACGAATGTGTTACGCACGGAGGATGCTGATAAAGTTTTGGCAGCAAAGAAAGTTGTATTACCTGGCGTAGGCGCGTTCGGTGATTTTATGGATGGCATGAAAGCCAAAGGACTCGATGATGCTGTCAAGCAAATCGTTTTGCGTGGCGTACCGATGCTGGGAATTTGCGTCGGTATGCAAGCCTTGTTCGAGATCGGTGAAGAGATGGGCGAGCACGAAGGCTTGGGTCTGTTGCGCGGCACGGTGGTGAAGTTTGCAGATACGCTGTCGGTGAAG from Anaerolineales bacterium includes:
- the hisC gene encoding histidinol-phosphate transaminase, with amino-acid sequence MKIRTHLESLPPYTPIEPFEVLSARIGREPSQIVKLDANENPYGILPAVRKALAEMDFPHIYPDPESRALRQSLAQFTGVDEDYLLAGSGADELLDLLMRVFLEPNECIISCPPTFGMYPFDAELNAARCIEVPRNADFSLNMDGIKKAVDEYKPKLLFIASPNNPDGSLIPSNVMDELLALPLLVVLDEAYIEFAGENLGASLSRIREVPKRENLVVLRTFSKWAGLAGLRIGYGAFPKWLMPTLWKSKQPYNVNVAASVAAQASLANVDELKVLVEKLKDERIRLLSALITVPYLKPYPTQSNFILCQVDGRDAVELKARLAQEFGVFIRYFNKPGLRDHIRISVGRSSDTDVLIDALKKL
- the hisB gene encoding imidazoleglycerol-phosphate dehydratase HisB, with the protein product MRTSEVSRNTNETQIEIKLNLDGTGKHEISTGVGFLDHMLTHLAVHGLFDLTVEAQGDLHIDIHHTVEDVALALGQAFDKALGDRKGIVRMGDSFAPMDETLAHVAMDLSGRPYAVVQVEWHTPYVGNIPVTLFPHFFESFAVQARCNLHARVLYGRDDHHQAEALFKAWARALDASTQFDPRRGGNIPSTKGTL
- the hisH gene encoding imidazole glycerol phosphate synthase subunit HisH; amino-acid sequence: MMKDIVLIDAGTGNLRSVQKALASVGTNVLRTEDADKVLAAKKVVLPGVGAFGDFMDGMKAKGLDDAVKQIVLRGVPMLGICVGMQALFEIGEEMGEHEGLGLLRGTVVKFADTLSVKIPHTGWNQVQVKKEAALFDQIQDGAYVYFNHSYYCQASDPSDVIAEVDYGIRYACAVRRENVFGVQFHPEKSQAVGLRILKNFVEA